Proteins encoded together in one Yersinia mollaretii ATCC 43969 window:
- the tssL gene encoding type VI secretion system protein TssL, short form — MSKINTSVVDAVFYPCWLMVSQLRNGQEVEDGEALYRRACEWIDNARATLSRAGFSEISCDHMLYTQCALLDESVLNRQKQDSGYTKWLKDPLQARYFNTLNAGEELWERIRAVLQEPAPDTAVLTCFYRALTLGFAGRYREQGDERREDVVRKLSLLVPPFASSQETPVVSRSLRLRSGRKTYWFSWGAGVVILVALWFTLSTRLTHMVSQLTGMH, encoded by the coding sequence ATGAGCAAAATTAATACGTCGGTGGTTGATGCGGTCTTTTATCCCTGCTGGCTGATGGTCAGCCAGTTGCGTAACGGTCAGGAAGTTGAGGACGGAGAAGCTTTGTATCGCCGTGCCTGTGAGTGGATTGACAACGCGCGCGCGACATTGTCGCGTGCCGGTTTCAGCGAAATCAGCTGCGACCATATGCTGTACACCCAGTGTGCGTTACTGGATGAAAGCGTCCTGAACCGTCAGAAACAGGACAGTGGCTATACCAAATGGCTGAAAGATCCGCTGCAGGCCCGCTACTTTAATACTTTGAATGCGGGTGAAGAGCTGTGGGAGCGGATCCGCGCGGTGTTGCAGGAGCCGGCACCGGATACGGCGGTGCTGACCTGCTTTTACCGTGCGCTAACCTTGGGATTTGCCGGTCGTTACCGCGAACAGGGTGACGAGCGCAGAGAAGATGTGGTGCGTAAGCTGAGTTTGCTGGTGCCACCGTTTGCCTCTTCACAGGAAACGCCGGTGGTCTCGCGCTCATTGCGTCTGCGCTCTGGACGCAAAACCTATTGGTTTTCGTGGGGAGCGGGCGTCGTCATACTGGTTGCTCTGTGGTTCACATTGTCCACCCGACTGACGCACATGGTGTCTCAATTGACAGGGATGCACTAG
- the tssK gene encoding type VI secretion system baseplate subunit TssK: MKIYRPLWNDGAFLAPQQFQQQARWDAYVADSVAHMTLASPWGVIDAAFDRGSLALSRLNALRLVVRFPDGTLIDSERADNLPPACDLSAVSDRDVVDVVLALPLLSANGGNLDDGQDSARPRRWQQEWVTVQELAGHERTELAIMRHGVTLRFAHQENSAYLTCPVVRLMRNAQGQWMQDESFIPPMLSLAASQVVLTELGDLVHRLQARRRRLMAMRRESNERMADFAVADVSLFWLLNALNSAEPVLMELYQTPSRHPELFYRELVRLAGSLLTFSLEHKAEDIPLYQHDAPEQVFPPLFTLLDALLEASLPSRMVAIELAHEGQFWTGSLHDARLREGADFYLSVRSSIPNHLLQTQFPLLCKAGSVEDVSDVVNVALNGVAMKPLSHVPAAIPLRLENQYFALDLKGAAAQAMLDAGNCAFYTPGSLGDVKLELFAVLRS, from the coding sequence ATGAAGATTTATCGTCCGTTATGGAACGACGGGGCCTTTTTGGCCCCACAACAATTCCAGCAACAGGCCCGCTGGGACGCCTATGTAGCAGACAGCGTGGCACATATGACATTGGCATCCCCATGGGGTGTCATTGATGCGGCATTTGACCGTGGGTCGTTGGCGCTTTCCCGCCTGAATGCGCTGCGACTGGTGGTTCGCTTCCCTGATGGCACGCTGATTGATTCTGAACGGGCGGATAACCTGCCTCCCGCCTGTGATTTGTCTGCGGTATCAGACCGTGATGTGGTCGATGTGGTACTGGCATTACCGTTGCTGTCGGCCAATGGTGGCAATCTGGATGATGGTCAGGACAGCGCGCGCCCTCGCCGCTGGCAGCAGGAATGGGTCACGGTACAGGAGCTTGCCGGTCATGAGCGCACTGAACTGGCGATAATGCGCCACGGGGTCACGCTGCGTTTTGCTCATCAGGAAAACAGTGCTTATCTGACCTGTCCGGTGGTGCGTTTGATGCGCAATGCCCAGGGGCAGTGGATGCAGGATGAGAGTTTTATCCCCCCGATGTTGTCGCTGGCGGCCAGTCAGGTGGTGCTGACTGAACTGGGGGATTTAGTCCACCGTCTACAGGCGCGTCGGCGTCGCCTGATGGCCATGCGCCGTGAAAGTAACGAACGGATGGCCGATTTTGCGGTGGCCGATGTGTCGTTGTTCTGGTTGCTGAATGCGTTAAACAGTGCCGAGCCGGTACTGATGGAGTTGTATCAGACGCCTTCCCGCCATCCCGAACTGTTCTATCGCGAACTGGTCCGCCTCGCCGGTAGCCTGCTGACATTTTCCCTTGAGCATAAAGCCGAAGACATTCCGCTGTATCAGCATGACGCGCCAGAGCAGGTTTTCCCGCCGCTGTTCACCTTGCTTGATGCCCTGCTCGAAGCCAGCCTGCCGTCCCGTATGGTGGCGATTGAACTGGCTCACGAGGGCCAATTCTGGACCGGTTCATTGCATGATGCCCGCCTGCGCGAAGGGGCTGATTTCTATCTCTCTGTTCGTTCTTCGATCCCCAACCATCTGTTGCAAACCCAGTTCCCGCTGTTGTGTAAGGCTGGCAGTGTTGAGGATGTGTCAGATGTGGTCAACGTGGCGTTGAACGGTGTGGCGATGAAACCGCTGTCTCATGTTCCGGCTGCTATCCCGCTGCGTCTGGAAAATCAGTACTTTGCCCTTGACCTCAAGGGGGCAGCAGCGCAGGCGATGCTGGATGCGGGGAACTGTGCTTTCTACACCCCGGGTTCGCTGGGTGATGTCAAACTCGAACTGTTTGCGGTGCTACGCTCATGA